In the genome of Monodelphis domestica isolate mMonDom1 chromosome 2, mMonDom1.pri, whole genome shotgun sequence, one region contains:
- the KRT32 gene encoding keratin, type I cuticular Ha2 translates to MTSNCCVTNTGSLGTGKSCTQAASVCSTGMSCRPEACMPYLCQPMGYVPSIYRPSSCLPKTYLPSSCRPSSCRPPCSLPGSCSIPCVVGGCSWFGDGVFNGNEKETMQFLNDRLANYLEKVRQLEQENANLENKIQEACQSQGPTICPDYQSYFRTIEELQQKVLCTKAENARMVVQIDNAKLAADDFRTKYETEVSLRQLVEADINGLRRILDELTLCKADLEAQVESLKEELLCLKKNHEEEVNALRCQLGDRLNIAVDAAPPVDLNRMLEEMRCQYETVVENNRRDVEEWFNAQMEELNQQVTTSSEQLQSYQSDIIDLRRAINALEIELQAQHSMRDSLENTLNETEARYSSQLTQMQCMISNVESQLANIRCDLERQNQEYKILLDVKARLECEIATYHSLLESEDCKLPCNPCTTPSCTPCMPRTVCVPHSVCGPCTPCTQMGRC, encoded by the exons ATGACATCCAACTGCTGCGTCACCAACACCGGCTCTCTGGGGACTGGCAAGAGCTGCACCCAGGCTGCCTCCGTCTGCTCCACTGGCATGAGCTGCCGACCCGAAGCCTGCATGCCCTACCTCTGTCAGCCCATGGGCTATGTGCCCAGCATCTATCGGCCGAGCAGCTGCCTCCCCAAGACCTACCTGCCATCTTCCTGTCGCCCGAGCAGCTGTCGCCCGCCCTGCTCCTTACCGGGAAGCTGCAGCATCCCTTGTGTGGTGGGGGGATGCAGCTGGTTCGGGGATGGTGTCTTCAATGGCAACGAGAAGGAGACCATGCAGTTCCTCAATGACCGCCTGGCCAACTACCTGGAGAAAGTGCGCCAACTGGAGCAAGAGAATGCTAACCTGGAGAACAAAATCCAAGAAGCCTGCCAATCTCAAGGGCCCACCATATGTCCTGATTACCAGTCATATTTCAGGACTATTGAGGAACTACAGCAGAAG GTTCTATGCACCAAGGCAGAGAATGCCAGGATGGTGGTACAGATTGACAATGCCAAGCTGGCTGCAGATGACTTCCGAACGAA GTATGAGACAGAGGTGTCCCTGCGCCAGCTGGTGGAGGCTGATATCAATGGTCTGCGCAGGATTCTGGATGAGCTGACCCTGTGCAAGGCTGACCTGGAGGCTCAGGTGGAGTCCCTGAAAGAGGAGTTGCTCTGTCTTAAGAAAAATCATGAAGAG GAAGTCAATGCCCTTCGCTGTCAGCTTGGGGACCGGCTCAACATTGCTGTGGATGCTGCTCCTCCAGTTGATCTGAATAGGATGTTGGAAGAGATGAGGTGCCAGTATGAGACCGTTGTGGAGAATAACCGTAGAGATGTGGAGGAATGGTTCAATGCTCAG ATGGAGGAACTTAACCAGCAAGTGACCACAAGCTCAGAGCAGCTCCAGAGCTACCAGTCAGACATCATTGACCTGAGGCGTGCCATCAATGCTTTGGAGATCGAGCTGCAGGCCCAGCATAGCATG AGAGATTCCCTGGAAAACACTCTAAATGAAACAGAAGCCCGCTATAGCTCCCAGTTGACTCAAATGCAGTGTATGATCAGTAACGTGGAGTCCCAGCTGGCCAACATTCGCTGTGACCTGGAGCGACAAAACCAGGAATACAAAATCCTCTTGGATGTTAAAGCCCGCCTTGAGTGTGAGATAGCCACGTATCACAGTCTTCTGGAGAGTGAGGACTGCAA ACTGCCTTGCAATCCATGTACCACTCCTTCCTGTACACCATGCATGCCTCGTACAGTCTGTGTACCCCACTCTGTCTGTGGGCCATGCACACCCTGCACCCAGATGGGCCGGTGTTGA